A genomic region of Torulaspora delbrueckii CBS 1146 chromosome 7, complete genome contains the following coding sequences:
- the SPG1 gene encoding Spg1p (similar to Saccharomyces cerevisiae SPG1 (YGR236C); ancestral locus Anc_5.91) — protein sequence MKLDSKIYTEAQRVARSPRLSLLMLGVICGAMVPTMYMRNHLLPRFMKEDLQDVAAVTAGSGQANVPRPHMKLWPMLNAHQRRQVVLASAPSNKSSDRDQGFDSDGSLMMFSSIM from the coding sequence ATGAAATTAGATTCAAAAATATACACAGAAGCTCAACGGGTCGCAAGGTCCCCCCGATTGTCACTCTTGATGCTAGGAGTGATCTGCGGTGCAATGGTCCCTACGATGTATATGAGAAACCACTTGTTGCCTCGTTTCATGAAAGAAGATCTACAGGATGTTGCTGCAGTCACGGCGGGCAGTGGTCAGGCAAATGTACCCAGGCCTCATATGAAGTTGTGGCCAATGCTCAATGCCCACCAAAGGAGACAAGTTGTGCTGGCCAGCGCACCTTCTAATAAAAGCTCCGATCGTGACCAGGGTTTTGACAGTGACGGCAGTTTGATGATGTTCTCCTCCATAATGTAA
- the RTT107 gene encoding Rtt107p (similar to Saccharomyces cerevisiae RTT107 (YHR154W); ancestral locus Anc_5.94), which produces MAVESQLFQHLNFLIVVTEARKLEEAKKTAHLLRSHACNRCEIYQDYVEDDLAWQNDPKQLFVKTYGAEEMINLIISESCDFPFYHIAAFDYMIPVVTPEWVSTCLSTNRHHRTAVFSPDRRHIFKDYQIYVSRHCFKHSEYLFYTEIVNAMGGTCIDFLSNRTTHLITKDSGDPAVAAVVGFGKVDSIKFVFPTWLVQSFKELAPASTEEHALDPKAPLEVLMERSQDLWGIVDDLKFKKRSSIFEGHNFIIGLDVSLGKDLYATLIELLQANGGTVIRHVDEEDIKRGAADCYIGSSVMSKEYETASEINLELGNLIWIFFMCTLERFQSAGSKVIFSPFKKKLFETNELILSYSNYYGRQRFYIQRLAELLGGYSTAELSRKNSHLVSQFSWGKKFETGLRWDNCTVVNHLWLEETYRSGIKRDPQEALFQEYPVRGGLYGALGQMSAEKVLSPVVQEGDAGNPEVATEGLITSFLDAGRLEREKDTPAVDLSMDRQRESSEQVFEEINVLNQAPTPDLELDIRGDTPIIELPDVSLDHSIAEPGKDASIKEVVGSPHDLNPMEQAKDEPINQHESKVSEAPAPEPLPLKEVTLESNETRDQELTTEKVRQQISNGDVDSQVDKPQMQVKSMNAAKGREHNEIIEAHSNSAEPLSLTPQPVNISQEHDHITPVTHKTGSSRSQTPLLSLTPSQTLSSSGGNRRAAKAKAAQKLHDDIEMLNEYQRSSKRKKTGSLLPQEIAQLERRKLLEQEAKRILESLFREESSSQADESVAFGRKKQLYHIEAVCTGSHETIKDLDKVLLGLLGIKIHEDITTLNLKKLNTVIAPKMMRTSKFLKSFSFHPLKYALRPDFLTDLLSLIHSGQVTTRQDMLLDLSNYTISEVNMELLSEKTSLPKKIFERAGIHKVNLVSDVTGGVEVISSILKAHGVDEVKVVSATQMAKLDINDLAINESPEHGRKAESTDCLIIITKSSQVKHFKRIVKGKCKTAMAVEWNWCISSIFGLDVDYTDQQNVIYRQDTKPDKRGSSRSK; this is translated from the coding sequence ATGGCTGTCGAATCGCAACTGTTTCAGCACCTGAATTTCCTTATAGTTGTCACAGAAGCTAGGAAACTCGAAGAAGCTAAAAAGACGGCTCATCTTCTGCGATCTCATGCATGCAATCGATGTGAAATCTACCAAGACTATGTCGAAGACGACCTCGCATGGCAAAATGACCCGAAACAGCTGTTCGTGAAGACATATGGTGCTGAAGAGATGATAAACTTGATCATTAGTGAAAGCTGTGATTTCCCATTCTATCATATTGCAGCATTTGATTACATGATACCAGTCGTAACTCCGGAGTGGGTTAGCACATGTCTGTCGACCAATAGACATCATAGAACGGCGGTGTTCTCACCTGACAGACGTCATATATTCAAGGACTATCAAATATATGTTTCCAGACATTGCTTTAAACATTCTGAGTACCTTTTCTATACTGAGATTGTAAATGCGATGGGTGGCACCTGCATCGACTTTTTATCCAATAGAACAACCCATCTGATAACCAAGGACTCCGGTGATCCTGCTGTAGCGGCAGTTGTCGGGTTCGGTAAGGTTGATTCTATCAAATTCGTGTTTCCTACGTGGCTAGTACAGAGTTTTAAAGAACTCGCACCTGCTAGCACTGAAGAACATGCTCTAGATCCAAAGGCTCCACTCGAAGTACTTATGGAGAGATCCCAGGATTTATGGGGTATTGTCGATGACTtaaagttcaagaagaggtCGTCTATTTTTGAAGGTCACAATTTTATTATCGGTTTAGATGTCTCTCTCGGTAAAGATTTGTATGCCACCCTAATAGAATTGCTTCAAGCAAATGGCGGTACAGTGATACGCCATGTTGACGAGGAAGATATCAAAAGAGGAGCGGCGGACTGCTATATTGGGAGTTCAGTAATGTCAAAAGAATACGAAACTGCGTCAGAAATCAACTTAGAGTTAGGAAACTTGATCTGGATCTTTTTCATGTGTACATTAGAAAGATTTCAATCTGCTGGTAGTAAGGTTATCTTTTCtcctttcaagaagaaattgtttgAGACAAATGAACTAATACTCTCCTATTCAAACTACTACGGCAGACAAAGGTTCTACATTCAACGTCTAGCAGAGTTGCTTGGTGGTTACAGTACTGCAGAGCTGTCGCGCAAGAACAGTCACTTGGTATCGCAGTTCTCATGGGGTAAGAAATTCGAAACTGGTCTAAGATGGGATAACTGTACAGTCgtaaatcatctttggttAGAGGAAACGTACAGGTCTGGTATAAAAAGGGATCCGCAAGAGGCTTTATTTCAGGAGTATCCAGTGAGAGGTGGTTTATACGGGGCACTGGGTCAAATGTCTGCAGAGAAGGTCTTATCACCAGTTGTTCAAGAAGGCGACGCTGGGAATCCAGAAGTAGCCACTGAAGGATTAATAACATCGTTCCTCGATGCAGGACGGCTggaaagagaaaaggatACGCCCGCTGTTGATCTGTCGATGGACCGCCAGAGAGAATCATCTGAGCAAGTTTTCGAGGAAATCAACGTTCTAAATCAGGCTCCTACTCCTGACTTAGAACTTGATATCCGAGGTGATACTCCAATCATTGAATTACCAGACGTCTCACTCGACCATTCAATTGCTGAACCCGGGAAGGACGCTAGCATAAAAGAAGTTGTTGGATCTCCACATGACCTCAATCCCATGGAACAGGCAAAAGATGAACCAATAAATCAACATGAGTCGAAAGTTTCTGAGGCTCCGGCTCCAGAGCCTTTGCCTCTCAAAGAAGTTACACTTGAGAGCAATGAAACTAGAGACCAGGAACTTACAACGGAAAAGGTACGACAGCAGATATCGAATGGAGATGTCGACTCGCAGGTGGATAAGCCGCAAATGCAGGTTAAATCGATGAATGCAGCAAAGGGGAGAGAACACAATGAGATAATAGAAGCACACTCGAACAGTGCTGAACCTCTGAGCCTAACACCACAACCAGTCAACATTAGTCAGGAACATGATCACATAACTCCTGTCACTCATAAGACTGGCTCGTCAAGATCTCAAACACCTCTTCTTTCGCTGACGCCAAGCCAGACACTGTCTTCTAGTGGAGGTAATAGGCGAGCTGCCAAAGCGAAAGCTGCCCAGAAGTTACatgatgatattgagaTGCTGAATGagtatcaaagaagctcCAAACGGAAAAAGACAGGCTCTCTACTACCGCAAGAAATTGCACAATTGGAGAGACGTAAACTACTAGAACAGGAAGCTAAGAGGATCTTGGAGAGCCTTTTCCGCGAGGAGAGCTCAAGTCAGGCAGATGAATCTGTTGCGTTTGGCCGCAAGAAGCAACTTTACCACATAGAAGCAGTTTGTACAGGATCACATGAAACTATCAAAGATCTAGACAAGGTCTTGTTGGGACTCTTGGGGATCAAGATACATGAGGATATAACGACtttaaatttgaagaaactcaACACAGTTATTGCGCCTaagatgatgagaactTCTAAgtttttgaaaagcttcagCTTTCATCCGTTAAAATATGCGCTGAGACCAGATTTTCTGACCGATTTGCTAAGTCTTATTCACAGTGGGCAAGTGACAACGAGGCAGGACATGCTGCTGGATTTATCAAACTATACAATCTCCGAAGTGAACATGGAACTTCTATCAGAGAAGACATCCTtaccaaagaaaatatTCGAGCGAGCTGGGATACACAAAGTCAATCTGGTTAGTGACGTTACAGGAGGAGTGGAAGTTATCTCCTCGATCCTGAAGGCACACGGAGTTGACGAGGTCAAAGTTGTTTCTGCGACCCAGATGGCTAAGCTTGACATTAATGATCTAGCGATTAACGAATCGCCGGAGCATGGCAGAAAGGCTGAAAGTACAGATTGCTTGATCATAATCACTAAATCATCACAAGTGAAGCACTTTAAGAGAATAGTTAAGGGTAAATGCAAAACAGCTATGGCAGTGGAGTGGAACTGGTGTATCTCGAGCATATTTGGATTGGATGTGGATTATACAGACCAACAAAATGTCATTTACCGCCAAGACACGAAGCCTGATAAGCGAGGATCCAGTAGATCCAAGTAA
- the SPO16 gene encoding Spo16p (similar to Saccharomyces cerevisiae SPO16 (YHR153C); ancestral locus Anc_5.95), producing the protein MQVVRETLLRNPKLVKNIRSIIILDVSSDEFLQHLQDAADVNEQLMSALKELLMTLKVKYAGSKDAVLNLNISQLKYPLYHWEEALYLATEEVDFPQEIYITMQGETNRNKYSEDNRMLLKFIKTLEIGKRQAMESILEEDYELLLKKTIMTIIHQYDITEDQLELLLAETHNLAQFLGHCEEHST; encoded by the coding sequence ATGCAAGTGGTTCGGGAAACCCTTCTAAGAAACCccaaattggtcaagaatATTCGGTCGATAATTATTCTGGATGTCAGTAGCGATGAGTTCTTGCAACACTTACAAGATGCCGCTGACGTCAATGAACAGTTGATGTCCGCTCTAAAAGAGCTCTtaatgactttgaaagtcAAATACGCTGGATCGAAGGATGCTGTATTGAATTTAAACATATCCCAGTTGAAGTACCCACTATACCACTGGGAAGAGGCCCTTTACCTAGCAACTGAAGAGGTTGACTTCCCACAGGAGATTTACATTACAATGCAAGGCGAGACAAATCGCAATAAATACTCTGAAGACAACCGTATGCTACttaaattcatcaaaacgCTAGAGATAGGCAAACGGCAAGCGATGGAATCAATTCTCGAAGAGGATTACGAACTTTTACTAAAAAAAACTATCATGACCATAATACATCAGTACGATATCACAGAGGATCAATTAGAACTACTCCTGGCTGAGACCCATAACTTGGCTCAATTTCTAGGGCACTGTGAAGAGCATTCAACTTAA
- the MIC26 gene encoding Mic26p (similar to Saccharomyces cerevisiae YGR235C; ancestral locus Anc_5.92), with protein sequence MAVGLNFYREADLVEEAVIPAQEGTVVSSGAKEATLDASKQSPLPHKAVSFIGNNELIDGISVRSPDYLSGFFQKLRLQLTGTVNRFTQKLDEKSSAYYKHERKLTSTIADLHSDPREELLPGFTYIAVAAMSGSVLTRNKNFLFRFAAPLLLGSACFSYVLPTTFRNTAVLLHSIEADNFPDAVAKQDAIIRRTGELSRAAAHKVDGISRSIVGTVAKSQHFIKEWTGLNVE encoded by the coding sequence ATGGCTGTGGGTTTGAATTTTTATCGTGAGGCAGACTtagttgaagaagctgtcATACCAGCCCAAGAGGGCACAGTTGTATCGTCCGGTGCCAAAGAAGCTACTCTTGATGCTTCTAAGCAATCTCCTTTGCCACATAAGGCTGTATCTTTCATTGGTAATAATGAATTGATCGATGGTATATCTGTGCGGTCCCCAGATTACCTTTCAGGCTTCTTCCAGAAATTGAGATTACAGTTAACAGGTACTGTCAATAGATTTACTCAAAAGCTagatgaaaaatcatcgGCTTATTATAAGCATGAACGGAAATTGACATCAACGATAGCAGATTTGCATTCCGATCCCAGGGAAGAACTGCTGCCAGGGTTTACATATATCGCAGTGGCCGCCATGTCCGGTTCCGTTCTAACAAGGAATAAGAACTTCTTGTTTAGGTTTGCTGCTCCTCTACTACTGGGATCTGCATGTTTCTCATACGTGCTACCTACTACATTCCGTAATACTGCTGTTCTGTTACATTCCATCGAGGCAGACAACTTCCCTGATGCAGTTGCAAAGCAAGATGCCATTATCAGAAGGACTGGAGAATTGAGCCGCGCCGCTGCTCATAAGGTAGACGGCATTTCTAGGTCGATTGTTGGTACTGTTGCCAAGTCGCAGcacttcatcaaggaaTGGACGGGCCTTAATGTCGAGTGA